One Glycine max cultivar Williams 82 chromosome 1, Glycine_max_v4.0, whole genome shotgun sequence genomic window, cTAATAAATATTGGGATAAAACAATGAATCTCAAAGAATATGCTACTATTTGCACTGTTGAAGGGCCCCATAGGcaactttaaagtttaaaacatgtGCCGTTGCAATGCGAGCCATATGCTTcccaatatataattattagtgTTTATTGCAACTGTAGAACCGTTAATCACTTACCAAGTTaccaaactctttttttttttttttttgaaaaatgtttttcttaacAATCTTGAATTGGTTAcaatttgagagaaaaagaaagaagagataaattattgattttgattgatgatatattatgagagagaaaaaaaatagaattattaaTTGAGTGTTTGAAATTATTGGTTATCAAAATATAACCCCTGATTTTTGTTTTCCAAACAGAAGAAGAGATGGTTTAAGAAATAGTTGGTAAAACGCAAAAAAATGTACTCCATAAAATGAACATCTCTTTGGCATATTGGTATTTATTTGATGGATAAAATTATGTCTTGGCACTCCATCCAAGTCGTGGATGAAGATTGGAGGCTTCTTGTCTTCAAATCAATTTGATGGGCACAGCACAAAATTAAGCAAGATACAGTTGGCATGGCACCGAGGCTAGCTAGTATCTaattcatcatttttaattacattGCTAGTTATTTGGCCGTTCACATGCTGATGCTACAATCGGACGTGAGGCGAGCTAGCTTAGGGTGATGTACTTGATAACGTAAGTAACAGAGGATTAATTCTATCCGTGTGTAACTTTACTTTAAATTATCTTCACAAAGTTCTTGCCTTCACATGCACCTATGACCTATGTCGTTCTTCAGttaggattttaaaatatattttaagttaaaaaattatgtgaattttaaaatattttatgaaaatgtaatgattttttaaaaggcttttatgatttaaattttaataaatttataaaatataaattcataagatttgattttttttataaatttaagagatttcaaaaaatttcataaatttttacaAACATTCAAACTCATaagaatttgtaaaaaataattgatagttTGTAAATCTAAGGAacttttaatattcttaatttttccataaaaataaataagtgagtcatatgattcttttttatcatattatattcaatttttgaacaccataaattttattctattcaCAATTAAAGTTAGtaaattagtttttgttaatataagtttttttatggcaaatgatttttttaaagacaaagtaaaatattatattggttatcagaataaaaaataatatccaCAAGTCATGAGAAAAGATACCTTCAAGGACAAATGcatcatgaaaaaaataaaagattcctGATTGAGTTCCAACTTTATACAATAACTATAACTATAAACaagttttaatatataagatgagtttcaaataatttcaccgattattataaaagattatGAACCTACTCATTAACCAAATCTCCCAATACCAAATCCCCCAGAACATTtcatgcaaaataaaaaaaatgtattcttCATAATATTAGTCAATATCTAAAATGTATTCTTCCCAATACGTTGCAtcccaatatatttttattcttcataCATAACAGTACcgataaaatataaacaatatttcttttataactcAAACTATTTTCACGAAATGTCCCATCCCAAACataatattagtataaaataatctctgtaaaaaataataattaaaatttataaaaaattatgatctcatataagataaaaatattcgaatcctaaattatttaattaaaaaaacacaaattattattactttatgATAAGTATTATTAGTCAAGATCTAATCTAATAGAGGATTAATTTTTTGACGGCCGTACGACAGCCTCGCGCTTCACGTTGCCAAAAAGAAAACTGCATATAAATGAGGCCCATTCAATAACTCATAATAAATGATTCTTTATCTACCTCACATTCCACGCTCTGCACGAGGGGACACggtttggtttattttttttcttcccttcaATGTACAAGACCATGTTTTATGTCTTGTGGTTTAGGGGATTTGGCACTATTTGTATGGTaagaaaaaacactaaattatacTTCAttcgtttttttttatctattttttaaaattttttatgaaaaaaattagaaatataataaattttttaattctaataaaatagttttaaaattctttattttattttctctccataataaatgcacatgtaaattaagtaaagattaagaaataaattaggatataattagtaaaataataattaatatgattttgaaatttacaAATGAGAGATAAAcagaaacataaaaattataaaaaattaacaatttaaaatgaatgaatggagtactatttataaaaaaaggaaataataaattttattaatttgatgatatatacTTAGTTTATCTCAAAATAAGTATTCTCTTAGGTAATTTTAcacagacaatttttttaataaataaataaataataataattttacaaagttaatcttattattaatacaatcttacattaaaatttaaaatgaaatttatttaaaatattaaaataacttaacatttaattaaggattttttttcaaatacagCGCGCCACTTATTTTGAAACGTAGAAATGATAACATattattgaatttaaattaaacaaaatttttacGAATGAAATTTATAAGCATTTACTGTAATCTCTCTAaggttatttttcaataaaaattagaattccACTTTGATAATTCATGTCATTAAGTTTCTCattaaatgttaatataaattatcgAAGTGAAACTTGAattttaattagataataatattaaaaatagctAAAGAAACACATCCaaatttaataactattttttaaatatcaaacttatttaaaatgaataaattttaaatttataagtcTATGTCTGCGTGTCTCATTGGATATTAGTTGGGGAAAAATAATCTATTTGTACAATAACGAAAGgtattttctatcattttttattttaaaaattaataatacaatgaatataatttattctgaaaaaaatatttagttgaaCTAATTAAGGAATCATATTTATAAGTTATAtcttatttacatttaaaaaataattttattttatcaaataaaaaatcattttttacttgcatttaaaaaatcatatctaaacataaaatatttttaaaaaaattaaatttttacaatataattttttcaaatttattattacaaattcaaatgttaaattaattcttgaaaattcatttttttcaaatcaagcataccaaaatttaaaacaagcaTAACTTAAGAtgttaaaatcaatcaaatttgataGGCCATCcagaatatttaataaaacgTGAGTTACAAAAATTACCCAGCTTTTTATgattcaaaaaacaaattactCGGCTAAGTTTGAGTTAAGTTCTTCTAAAAAAGAAGTTTGAGTTAAGGATGATTTTGTGTTAGGTTGACTTCACCAACTCGACTTAATCAAAAAGAAAACCGATCTATCTATCTCTGTACACTTAATAAAATTGACTTTAGCTAGAGCCTACATATATTAACgtcatatttaatgttattgatatatatatgtgtgtttcgACTTACCTTTTGTTGTTTGTTAGTCTCgtaggaaagaaaataagtgagaagtgaaaaacaaattaaaataaaataaaaatcaaatgaagaaaattTAGTGAATGAAATTGAGAAAGTTTAAATTAGTCTAGATCAATTTAGATTTGAATTTATCCgaaattaaattatccctaTAATCATCTTTCGTTAGATTCTCACCACAGTAATAGTTACAAAGAGAGATTATAATTACTAATgtatattttaaagtttaatttgaagtttatattaagataaagagttatttattataaataaaaataaaatattaacctTTTAGTTAAAAGAATttgaaacaataatattaattaataaaagctAGCTAATTGGTCAACCAAGATAACTAGTGGTCTATACTGAgaatgagccaagaaatcaTCTGCACTGCCAATATACCAATGttaacatatgtattagtgtaCTTTGGCAGGTGTTAGTGTGTTACATGAGTATATTAGTGTCACGTCAACAATCATGCACCTATATATCAACGCAATGAGTGGTGAAAATGGGTGTCTGATGTTACACCAGAAAATAGATTAGGGATTTTTTTATAGGATTACAAAATCGAGAAATGGAAGAATATAAgtgtaataagaaaaaatgtcaGAAAGAATCCTTGTAATTTACTCAAACGATAAACTATAACAATAATGTGGTTTTTTCCTTATTAGGTTACATGTCGCCACCAACAACATACGTAACCAGGTGAATTGGGCCAGCGATCCAATTTTATTCTTCAAACCAATCGTCTTGGTTATTTGGGCCTTTGGGGTTGGATTCAAGttacttttctattttcatcaaattaaacttttaaaatctcttccgactaaataaataaataaaattagagttTCTAATATTAACGACAAAAACATATAATTGAaagttaacataaaataaaaataaaaatacctattaagaaaaaaatcatatattaatgcaaaaaaaatcatattcaacAAAATCAGATAATacaccaaaaatagaaaaaaagaaaagaaaagaaaaagaacaatttgAGATGATGTTATCACTTATTAGTGTCCGAGGGATGCAGACATGCAGTAGATTAGTAGACAGATACATTGTTGAACAGTACGGAAATATAGAAATTATATGGGTAtaacataaatgaaaaaaaaatgatcgaAAGCAAAATGGTAACAACTCATATATAAATGGTTTTGTGATTTAGAGCCAAGTATCTCCATTTCTCTTTCTCCACAAAGTCTGCATCTAGGAACCTGGAAAGAAAAGCCCATAGCCTGTATAGATCTTCAAAGTTTGTCAAAAAACCAAGTGAAGCTGTCACCACAGTTATCCCAAAACCACTGCTCTGTGTCTTATTAGGTTGGCCCAACACTTTCACCCTATGCACTTTGCTTTCCAAAGTCCTTTGTCCCTCTTCATCACTCTTGTCCGAGAACCATATGTTTTGCAAAAAAGCACTACTTAAAGATACATTGTTCCTATCTGCTAGTTTTTGTACAATTGCAGGATCTACCTTTTCTCCTTTCCAATCAAACACATTAAATGCCACAGCAGGTCCACGGTGTGAATCTATCTTAGGTCCATATATCCTAATTAGAGAAAGCCCAGTTGGAGCATGTGGATGTTGAAGACTAATTAATGCATTAACCAGCCAATTGATAAGATACTTACCCCTAATACTAATTGCTATTAGCCCCACCGAGTCAGCATGGTCCAATCCTCTACACTCAACCTCTAAGCCTCCACTCACCGTGCCAAATCTTTCTCTACATTTACCTGACTCGAGGGATGCGCTTAAGCTTAACTCCACAATTTCTGTTGAAAACACTTCTTCAGTCCCATGTGCTGACACTGATTTTGTTTCAGTTTCTTCATTATCCATGACAAACTCTTGTTCCTTTGGTTCAGTTTCTTGTCTAGATGCTGGAAACAGGCCTACAATTCCCATGCTTGTAGCATTGTCTGATTCTTTTAGAGCAGAGATAGTGGATTTCTTGATAAATAAGCACCCAAAACCTGATGGGTTTTCACCaaagactttgtaaaaggaacATACCATAAAATCAGGCTTAAACATAGCGAGGCCCAATGTGTCCATCTCCTTAGATCCCAATGCACGTGCATCAAGCAAGACATGCCACCCATTTTCCTGTGCCAAGGACATCCAAATATACGAATAGGGTGTTCCAGTAACATTTGAATGAGGTGGGAAAACAAATAAAcctctttttctcttccctcttctactcattatctttttcttcagtTTTCTGCTCATGATTCTGAGACTTGGCCAGAAGAACTTAGCTGACGAGACATGAACTCCTTGCTCCTTGCAGGTCTCAATAATCTCATCCACTGCCTCGCTCTTGTGATCATACACTGTAAGAAGCTCTCCATCAGGATGAAATTGGAAAGAGTCTGCTACAAGTTTGAAGGCAGAAACCTCATTGGCAATGAAAACAAGGGTGTAATCAGCTTCTGAGATGCTCATAAACGCCATGATTCTTTCTCTGATTTTGGATTCTAATTCCGATTCCTGGCCGCCGTAGAGTATCTGAGAATGCAAAGTTACAGGCTTGTAGGAGATAACAAAGAAGGGTGGTTCAGGCAAGGATGGAGGAGggcaagaagatgaagaagcaaCTGAAGCCGTTTGCTTTTGCTGCTGAGCGTGGGAGAAAAGGCCATATCCAGTGTAGTCAAAACAAACATTGGAGGGATTCAAGTGGTGATATTCTTGGTCACGAATTCGATCAACTTGACTAGTGTTGCCAAATGAAGGGTATGCTCTGGTGAAGTTAATATAGGACTCTTCCAAAGAAGGGAGAGCCTCATGGTTGGTGAATTGGGTGTGTGGATGAAGAGTGGTAGATGTGGCTGCCTCAAAGTCATGGCTAGAATTGGGAGTGTTATGAGAGTTGTCAGAGTTGGAggcaagaaaagaagaaggaaaacaaCCATTGTAGCAGGGCTGTGATGCTCCCCCTGCGCAAGGTGGatacattttctttctttcactttcAGACTATTCTGTTAtattgtctttctttttttctacttGTATTCATTTTCATTGGAAGTTTCACTAAGTTGGTTGGTTTAAATGTCTATGTTCAACAGTCAGTCTTTGTCCCTTGGAGTATTCCACAACCCTTTTCCATTgactattttcaataaaatttaacgtaagtcataattttataatttttaattgttaactCTACCCTTATACAAAACATTTTCGCTTTTAGTACAATGGCAATTTACTACACTGGTGATATTGATCGACTACGGCATCGTTTGATTTCACACCATGACACCAATGAATTTCCTTGACAAACTAATATTGGATTGATTGGGTTTGCTTATCAGATTAGGTATGTGGAAAATCACTATCCGGACAGCAAAGTTCGTTGGTCCATAATACGTACCTTGCTTTACAGCCTTAGACAATATTATGAAGGAATTAAATTAGTATACTATTGGAGTTTGTAGAGTATTGAAATTAACTTGAAAATTCAGAACCTATACGATGCTGAAATAGGAAACAAACAAAGCTAAAGGGCGAAGGCTGAGTTTTCATAGTGCCCGGGCACTATCACGAAGACCCGAAATTCTTCTTTGAAATTATTCTGTTTGTCTTTATCTGTGATATTTGCCTTTTCTAATTCACTCTACTGATTCAACTTTTGTGATTACACTCACGGAAAACTTTTTATTAGCATCATGTCATTAAATTGGTCATTTAGCCATAATTTGGCCCATTTTTTCTATGGAgtacaggtttttttttttttgtttttttttacattcaattcaaacttctttatttctcttcccttaatttgTAGTAAATAAACGCTCTGTCATGGGTTTTACAACACAAATATGAAATGTCCATCATCATGAGTGTAAATGGGAAGTCGAACGAGTGTGAAACACTCCATGTATGTGTAAGAGCCTAGGTGTAGGTGGGACTCATTATGATTAGTCAAACCGTGTAATTTCCGCCCAAGACATAAGAAATTTGGTTTCGGAAGCTTTGATCtttgataatatattataattcaaaaatttaagatttataagtatttttttcacttacatgtttaatttttttatttttatttaatgtgagACTCAACTcacacttaaaatttatttaatattactttttatcatattatttattatctcatttctctctattttttatcaaaattttctctcttttagttgTATAATTTATTGTATGACCTGTACCAATAACATCTTCTCCATATATAACTTAGAATAGTtgtattaaatgaaatattttttactagtttttctttaatgaaaacatttttaagaaactttCTCCATCTCTTTCAACATATCATTATcatctttatttctaaattcaattcaatatatttttttaaaattatcaattttaagtAACTTTGTatcaaaatatgaattatttattataaatttaaaatataatctatatgttcaaaaaattatttgttatgaattttaatattaatgtaatttatgTATTCAAAAGCATTCATCTATTACAAATTTCATTATTacaatatataaagaaaatattttcttttgatctcCACATTTTGTCAAGACTATTTTGTTCTCAACACTACCTACTAAAATTATTCACAACTTCTTTAGactcttattttctatttaacttTACTCTTtctttatgtttcattttattgttattttataaaaaatatacagagGTACCCTCTTTCTCctagtaataatatataatatattttacataatttatgtATTATGGGTCCACCCTGCACCATATACATTTagagttaataatatattttacagtctagtttttataattattaaaaacataaattaataattataataatttttaaaaatattaaaattacgcaagtaataaaataatttagttcttaaatATCTTATTTGGTTATTCgtgttatttattaattttatatattatttaaatcaaacatactaatagttaataatttagtatatgatttatataaacttatacagtatataaataaattgttcaaaagcttatatattttaatttttcatacttGTCTCTTGTAAATCCACTCCAACCAACCTCATGATCCCTAATTGCAGCTACTTTTCCTTAAGAACCTTTATATGATTAATAGACTATTCGTATATTTtagtctaaaattaaaaaataatctcattACATTGTTCACtttgttttgttgaatttaaTAGGTACTTATTGTTAATGCAACACGTTTTATATTGTTAACCAATATAAaagttattcttttttaaattagttattataaagattaataaatttatattcttcATTAAAGTATGACATTCCCATGATCCTACGATTTGGGATGTACTTGAGTGTGGAATAAAGTTAGCGCTGAAACATACCTTATGCATATATAGTTAATTAGAGCATCTCGGTCAAAGTTATTTAACTTGTTAAGAACCAGCGTTATAGATACTCGTTCAATTTTACCATTAGAGTTAAATGAGGTAAAAGTCACGTGTAAGAATAGTTTCTTCACAAAAACTTGTTCTTAAGACAAATAAATTAACTTCTGGTgagattcattaaaaaaatataaatgttattaaaataaatagttggaAAAATTCTTAAAGAATGATTGCATACCCAACCCGTAAAACGGTGTAGAAGGAGAAAAGTAGAGCAAAGTGCATACACTAATAATTAAGCTAAAATCAGTTACCGGGCAACTCTCCTTTGGCGGAGAAAGAAAGCAACATGAATCATGCAACTAGTTCGCTTATTATATAGTCCTTCTCAAACTCTATTGTAAATCTAAACACATCTTCCAATATGGCTTCAGAGAGGCCATGTAGCATATGCTCCTGGATATCCTTTCATTCAGTGCTGTGGTGCCTGTTTTCTACGCATTCCATGCAAAgctatcttttttatcttaaaaattaaaaagtcacCACTATTTTTTACTCCATCGTCATAGATTCTTTGCTTGctagcttttctctttgaataaaTTGCACCTTACCACTTTGgagtttaagtttttaaaaataaattttacaatatttaatattacttAACTAGCTAGTTCAATTTTGGCTTaacttgaaaaataatcatcaatattttcttaacttttaGTCACAAAGTTTAAATTTCAGGGATTAACGTACacaaactaataatttaatttgagggACAAgttgagaaaatattatatcataagTAACTAATGTGTATCATAAGGCGGATCCTTCTCTGCTCCTCTTTAACCTTTTTCATTTCACTGGCATCATCttgcttcattttcttcattctctctctttccttttgtataattttttttaccgtgAAGGCAACAGTGCTGTAGTAAACTAAGGATCTATTTTGGTTAACtatgatttgataaaaaaaaactaatttcacTTTTCTTTATATTCATTGAGGAACACATAAAAAATGTTCTAGTTGTAGCCGCGGCTAgaggaattgtaaaaaatgttctaattgaaacaatatttattCCACTGTTTTGGCTTTGATTGAGCAATGCGACAGCAGCCATTCCTTATCTTTCTCATTATGAAGTAACTTCATTGATAAACCTAATCTGATTCTCTCATTGACCTATAACACCATTTGATGAACCTCAAAGAACATATATATGATACACACTACTCGGTTTCACCGCTTGCAAGTCCCTCACTCAAAATTTTAACTCCCATATACCTGCACCAAATTAATCAAGAAAACAAGAGTTAGAATATTGAGCAGCAACCATATACTTACATTCACATAGAGATTGAGATAGTACATGCGTAACTTCCAAGCATCATAACAGTGACTTGGGGATTAGTTCCGGGAGAATAATTAATCGATAACGCGGAGAGCGTCGACGCCAATAACCTTATAATGAGCATCAACGACTCTTCCAACTTGGCATCCTCCGTTGTAATGCCATATGATCATCACAGTGTCTCTGCAGAACTGCTCCAGAGAAGTTCAAGTGTTGCATGTTGTGGTACCTGAACCGAGAGATTCTCGATGGTTCTCATGCCACGCACGCATCTCTTCAAGTCTTTGGATCAGTGGTTTGTAGCTGCAACTCACCCGTTGAAATTGGACCCATTATCTTCTCCAGAATGAATCCGCCCCTGAACGATGGTTCTAATATGATCGAAAGTGAAGCCATTGTAAGGAAGCACCCCTACTTCCAACAATCCACCCCGCACCGCTGATTGCCACTGCCGCACAATCGCTCCACCCATTCGTATGACTTCTTCACCAGCTTTCCATCCCAACCAGCTTCCCTAACAACAACACATCAAAGAAGAGGTTAATTGTGACTAGTATTTGGCAtgcattaatatttaatattgcatttgcttaattatgttttttttattggcaaattATAGTTTTTGTTAGTAGAGGAATTAAACTC contains:
- the LOC100809950 gene encoding molybdenum cofactor sulfurase, translated to MYPPCAGGASQPCYNGCFPSSFLASNSDNSHNTPNSSHDFEAATSTTLHPHTQFTNHEALPSLEESYINFTRAYPSFGNTSQVDRIRDQEYHHLNPSNVCFDYTGYGLFSHAQQQKQTASVASSSSCPPPSLPEPPFFVISYKPVTLHSQILYGGQESELESKIRERIMAFMSISEADYTLVFIANEVSAFKLVADSFQFHPDGELLTVYDHKSEAVDEIIETCKEQGVHVSSAKFFWPSLRIMSRKLKKKIMSRRGKRKRGLFVFPPHSNVTGTPYSYIWMSLAQENGWHVLLDARALGSKEMDTLGLAMFKPDFMVCSFYKVFGENPSGFGCLFIKKSTISALKESDNATSMGIVGLFPASRQETEPKEQEFVMDNEETETKSVSAHGTEEVFSTEIVELSLSASLESGKCRERFGTVSGGLEVECRGLDHADSVGLIAISIRGKYLINWLVNALISLQHPHAPTGLSLIRIYGPKIDSHRGPAVAFNVFDWKGEKVDPAIVQKLADRNNVSLSSAFLQNIWFSDKSDEEGQRTLESKVHRVKVLGQPNKTQSSGFGITVVTASLGFLTNFEDLYRLWAFLSRFLDADFVEKEKWRYLALNHKTIYI